The DNA window GGTGAGCGGTGGATGCATCAAGATGACACCATATCAGTGCCTAATAAGTGTCACAGCACAAAGCTGTTCAGTGCATGATGGTGCCGCATTGCCATAACGTTACcacttttctctctcgctctttctctttctctctctctatttttctctctcttaacTAGGTGTTGACACTGAAAGACCCATTGCTCAGTGATGACACCTTGGTGACCTCGGTGCTGACAACGGAGAGAGGGAAGCTTTCATAGCTCTCTGGCGCCCCCCAGCAGCGGCAGCGCTGCAGGGTGGCCTTCAGCTCCTTCTGGAAGTTGCTGTTGAGGAAGCCGTAGATAATGGGGTTGACGCAGGTGGAGGCCATGGCCGTGAGGTGGCAGGAGGAGAAGATGACGTCGTGCTGGCAGGTGGAGATGGCCTCGTGGTTCCAGTCGAACACCGTGTTGAAGACGTACAGCGGTAGCCAGCAGAGGGTAAAGACCACCACGATGGAGACTAGCATGGTGTTGACCCTCTGGGAGCCCTTGGCTCTCTTTCTGGCCTCTCGTGCCCGGTCCACCATGTCCCTCCGCCGGCGCAGTCGCAGGAAGATGCGCAGGTAGCAGAGGACGATGAGGATGACGGGCAGGCAGTACTGGAAGACCAGGAGGGAGGTGGTGTAGGCTAGTCGGTTTTCATTGGAGGGCCACCCCTCCATGCAGATTAAATGGTCGGTGAAGGGGTTGAAAGGAATGCTGAGGTTTTGGTAGGGGGCATTGGTGAGCACTTGGAAGGAGAGGAAGGGCAGGGAGATGAAGCAGGCCACCACCCAAATGACAGCCACCGCCAGGTAGGAGTGTCCCACCATGGGCTTCCAGCCTGTTGGGTGGAGAATGAGCTGGTGGCGCTCCAGGGCGATGAGCACCAGGGAGAAGATGGACACGGTAACGGACATGCACTGGACGAAGGGCGTGACCTTGCACAGAGCCTCGCCCAGGATCCATCGGTCCATAAGGGTGTAGATGATGGTGACGGGCAGGCACACGATGCCCATGAGGATGTCGGAACAGGAGAGGTTGGCGATGAAGATGTTGGTGACGTTCCTCATCTCCTTCTGTCGCGAGATGACGAAGACCAGGCAGGTGTTGCCGATGAGGCCCACGGCAATCACAGCGCTGTAGGCGATGATCAGGAAGGTGGTGCCACTCACGGAGGTTGGACACACGTCTAGACCCGCCCACGGCATCTCGCCCGACAAagcactgctgctgttgttcACGTAGGATGCATCCATGATGCCAGACTGATGTCAGAAGGTCGCTGACTTGTCTCTGAATGTAGTGAACACAGTTGTCttggaaagtgtttttttcttctttgttagACGTACTAAGCAGAAAGTCTCATTGTTCCTTCGGTGCACAGACTGAAGATTTCAGGTTTTTCTtcctataaaaaatgaaaaacaagaaaagattAGGCTACAATGAGGAAAAATGCAAACCATCCATGGATTATAGAAAATTATAGAAAAGTGAGACATTTGACGGACTTAATTTACATGTGACAGAGGAAATGTGAATCTGTCAATCAATTAATGTGACAAGACATGACAAGAATGACAATTTACTCCTCATTGGAATACAGTTCCAAATGATCCTGAGCCCATGACTGCTTTCCCTCTTTACCTACCTTTCAAAATGCACTACCAATCTCTTGAAGATCGCTCCTATCTGCTCAATTTCCATCTATTCTTAGGccctatttttaaataattcccCAAAGGGAAAATCTATAAAGTAATCTTTCAACCCTCAAGGACTGTGTGTCTTAAATATCTCAAATGATTCTTCCATCAGAAAGTTAAGAAATAGCCGAGAAACTAACAGTATGTGATTTTTGCTGAAATTACTGAACAAATGCCTCTTTCTGCAGATGTAGTGATGAATTGTtcgttaaataattaattttatattattagaACTTGATAGCATAACCTTGAGTGAATTCACCTTTTAAATGCTATAGGGATAAAAAGAAGTGATATAAAACAATCCTAGTAATAACAAAGACATCATATTACATAAAATTTCTTTAATGATCCCAaataattttcagattttttagtACTTTTATCATTTGTATGGTATATACATCTGGACAGTGATTGGACACATTGTCATAGAAAAGTATGCCAAGTCAATTTAGACACAGTCATTCACAGAAACCGATAAAAgcagaaattaataaaactgaTACTATATTACTGATATTATGTCAACAAAGCAGCATTGATGGGAAGATATAAAATGTTAAAGCCATTGGGATTATAAATCATGATTAAATCCAATGAAATGGTAGACAGAGCGAGATTGAGAACACACTGCAAAGCTAAAAAACTTAATACAAATATATTATCACAAGCAATCCATCACATTTTCAAAGAAAGCACACttgaataatattaaataataatggcTTGCATTCGTGTAATGCCTTTCATGACCTCAAAGTGCTTATTGATGACTCCCCTCAGCCACCACTAATGTGCAGTATCATTTTGCCAAAAgatactgaacacacagctgaCTCAGAGAAGGATGTATCTGTTAACTCATTTATATGCAATGGGATCAATTAATAATGACAGTGAGTCAGGAACTCACTTTAATTATTAACAGATTTAACAGAATTAAGGAATAATTATGCATACTTTCGGGTCTTAAATCAAATTAGTTACATGTATTACAGAATCAACAAAAATGGACCATATGACCCAATAGAAAAAGGTGGTGGTGGCTCTAAAAATGCCATATAAAAGACAGCACTGCTATCTTCTTTGCCACTGTAGTAGGAAATCCCTCCGACACACCAAAcagcggaagtatctgagtggcgaaggaaATACGTGTAGTCTTACCCGATGCTACTGCAACGagattcatttaatattttctgactccaaaatagcattttaaccTTTCATCTGTGCTAACTGCTGTGCATAGAAGGAGACTGCAAGTGATCCACCAGTAGTGTGGCTACATATTGCTATCTATCGTATTAGATGcggatgtgaaaaaaaaaaaaaaaaaaaaaaaaaaaaaaaaaaatttggctcTGGCGTGTGTAGGCTGCGTAGATACAAGTGTATTTTGCTACTGCACTAGTGCATTGGCGAGTGACTacagggtgcagatatcctgagtatGTACTCAaagatcaaaacaaaacaccaagtcatcaaTTGaagacacaaacataaaaaacagtTCATTAATGATTCAGCCTTTGCCatctctgtaagcatatcacactgggttaacctttgtatctggctgggcgttgacccataggtatcaagatctttagtcagcaccccaccaccaaagacaccaacttgtttccCATGACATCGGCTTGACCTGATCACACCGTATTTTGGAGAACCCaagttttacataatgctgatccagtaggatgttcTGCAACTAAGCACACCCTGCTGACTCCCAGTCAGCACAGTACACAGTCTGTTctcctttgggggtctgataaggagcacacttctgtaaaccgccCTACACTGTAATAAGACAGAGCGATATGTCCTGTAAATATATACTGTTCAATTACAAATCGCAGTCCTGCGTTTTATAAGCATGTCTGCTTACTAGGGGACAGAGAAGGCTTATGTCGCAGGACTCTGTATCATCTCGAGATTAATCATTTATCTTGCTACATTGCATGCTTTGCGTTgcaaaactgaataaaacagCAATGAATGTGAGGGTAGGCATGAAAACAGCCTTCCTTCAAGCATAACTAAGCCATCATCAGCCATATTTCTCAAAGGAGAAATGAAAATTGAGCACAGATAGTGGAGAACAAAATGAGCCTGTTGGGCAATTTATAATTTAAAGACCTGAAATATTTGGTGGAATGCTGCTCTACTTTTGAACAACAAATCATGGCCAAAATATGAAAGAATTTATGAACAGTGCAGCATTTCATGATTTATAGAGCTATTGGCTATGCCTCTTTCAGGTGAGTCAAGCCTCTTTGTCACTCTTAAGCCATCATTCACTCTACTATAGATTATCTGAAATGTCACAGGAAAAGCAGTCGATATTCTCCCTCAAGCTTTGCTTGTTTTCTGTCCTCCCTgagtattaaaaataatttcctctGTGGTGTGAATGAGCTTCTTCATTTAAACTATGGTTAATCTACATTGCTTCTTCCTCTGCTTTTAGCGCCTGACTTTTAAAAGGCATTATCAGTCACACTTGTCAAAGTCTAATGCATGTCATCTTGTCTTTGAAAACTAATGCATTTTGCTGAAATGAGATCTTGGCTGTTGAGTGATTTGGGCAGATTTGTTTCCAAGAACAGATGCAACACTTATGCAATACCTGTGGTACAACACGCTGTGTACCTGTGGGCTGACCACAATAAGTAAagacaatacatattttttatgatatcATATGACCACAGTATAGTGCAGCTGTATAACAGCAGTACTGTGccactttattattttatgattaatCATAGGGAAAGACTGAAAATGATTCGCTGAGGGGTCAATCTATGAAGTATATGCATGAATATATTGCATGAAGTTGGAACTAAAATGGGGTCAGCCTCTAAATATCCATGCTAGAAACATAAGGCAATTTAAGACAagatgtaaaaatgtgacatACAAGATTTTTCTATTCCATTTCCCCCATAAAATTGCTGTTATTAGCCCCACAATGCAATTCTCAGATATCAAATGTCAGATAGACAGAAAGGCCAACAGGTATAACATTTGCAATCTGTATTCTGTGAGAAAATGTCTGTAGCTGCACTAATAAAAAACCAACTACTGTAATAGAGAAAGAGGCCCACATTTTTCATGGGCCCACATGTAGTAATGATTCCCCTTACAGactcacacatgtgcacagacacattCTCTATCTGTctcatatatgtgtgtatatatatatatacacacattctctctctctgcatgtgtgtgtgtgcacatgtagcTGTCTGTATTTCTACACTGTATTAGTGCTACCTATCACTAAAAACCCTTCCTCATTTCGACATTCCTGGCAGTTGGAAAATAACCAACCTTCCCTCAAAATATACTGAAGTAATtggaaatgcaaatgcaaagtATTGACCAAGGGTAGTCTTGTTTAACAGGATGCATTATAAAACGACgaagtatttttttgtttcttttttgtgtgcataCAGCATGCCTATTTTACTGATGGACACATCTCTCAAGCTGTAGAATCACCAAAAGATGACATATTATTCTACTTTCGACAGCAGCATTTCCTTTTTGAAATTCAGctaataaaaaacttttttttaaatgtcatatttcTCACTGCATTTGTTTTGGTTAGAAAATATATTGACGTCTGTCCTTTTATTTCTCTCCATGTAGAGCTGATAAAGCCAAACCATTCTCCAAACCATTTCTCTTAAAAGgactttttccccttttaaaatgtatgtggaATGACCTACAGCTGCAATTAATCCTTGCTGAAACTGTACCAACTATTCATCCTAGTCTTGAGCAACCAGAGATTTATTCAAATTGAGAGCAACAGATTCAACAATAGTGAAAATAGCCTTTTCATTGATTTgcaggtaaaaatgttttttccccccgttttGATGGAGCTACAGCTGTCTACCATAATtatggaagaaaaacaaacataaaacacaatgcACTAAGCACCTCTAAAAGAGCAACATATGTGTATTAGCTGACTGATTCAAGGTCTGTAGGAGACAGATATTGATTAAACCATttgaaattttcatttaatggaCGAAAACGAccatagaaaaaaaattaagacaaTATACGGTATGAGGCCGTCTTAAAATCTTTCACCTGGAAAACATTTCTTCTCTTTCACTAGTGTTGCTTCATTAGTTTTATGATTTATTGTTGGAGTCTATGTCAGACCATTATGAAACCTGATAACATAAAGATCTTGTATTTTCTCATTAGCGTTGAGTCCACACATTCTTTTAAGAATCGGTCTCCCAGCAGGAGGCTGGCTGGTTGCTGTAGCTGATTAAAATAGACGGCTTTGTCTTTTTTAGATTTCAATTTTGAAAGCAGCAAGCTGAATTTGTACACCTTAAATGTGAAGAGATAATATCCGGAACATAGACCTCTAATGGGAAATACGACAACAGTTTTACATTGCTTGTGATGCAGAATAGCAGGATGTTAAAGAAGGTGACAATGTTAAAGAACAGAACACTAGATGACATTGAAATACACCATTTTGATAAATAGAGCAAATTAaaattgtttattaaattatCATTTGCATAGCTTTGAGAAATGATCAACACCAGGAACTTCTGGGCAATATTATGTATAACATTCTATAAAAAAGCTAATATTTATCTGAATTCTACACATTAATTCATGAATGTTGATTCTCAGACATCCACCCATGCTTTTTCAAGTGGAGAGGTATTAGGTAGAGGGACTGAATGATCACAATGTTTCCCTGTTTGGAAGGCTAGACATAACCCATTACCATCTTTGATTTCCAATGCTTGTGTATCTGCAATACACAAGCATGTCTGTAAATTATACATCTCAAGATGCAATTGCACTAAATGCTTTAACTGCATAATGAGAGTTTTAGATAAAGGACATATTACATCAATACCCATCGGCTTACATTCTGATTATTGGTACACATTATTCCTTATTGCCCctgcaaagcattgtgggacaaattaaatgaaaaccaagttaaattaaaatcaagGTGTGGGGCAAGGCCATTCAAGAATGGTTTTGCATCTGAGATGCAATAAATGAACCTCCACAAGGTATTCTTTAAAGGTTTAGTGCATAGATTGCAAACCTATTACATCACAGACCCTGTCgatttatcctttattttgaGAATTTAGCATACTCTCTTTTTCTGTGAgctatgaaaataaaagcaaacaactTTCCAATGGAAATGTAAACCCTGGCCTTCGCAAAGTCTGGAAGAGACTGCCAAGTGTCTTCAGAGCTCATTCCCAGGGTCATAAGCACCAGATCAATTGGAATCTACTTTGTGGGACTGCTGTGGTTTGTGGTGTCAAAGACACTTCAATCTTCGGACCAAAAGTGGTTAACACAACTCACTGCATGTAGTTTGTATTCTGATGGAAAAGGACCTTGACCCTTCGAGAGAAGGATGTAACCACCGCATACATTTGATGATAAAAGCTGGATGCCTTCAGAAGCTGTTGGTAGCATTGTGGGAATGCAAAAACAGATGCCTTGTCCACTTCCACATGAACGTGTGACAATTCCTTTGAGCCCTTTTCGTGTACTGTAAAACATCTACAAAATATGCGTACCCTGATGGAACAGGGAGTAGTCAGTCTAAGACAATGAAACCACCAGGGAG is part of the Anguilla anguilla isolate fAngAng1 chromosome 10, fAngAng1.pri, whole genome shotgun sequence genome and encodes:
- the npy8br gene encoding neuropeptide Y receptor Y8b, with translation MDASYVNNSSSALSGEMPWAGLDVCPTSVSGTTFLIIAYSAVIAVGLIGNTCLVFVISRQKEMRNVTNIFIANLSCSDILMGIVCLPVTIIYTLMDRWILGEALCKVTPFVQCMSVTVSIFSLVLIALERHQLILHPTGWKPMVGHSYLAVAVIWVVACFISLPFLSFQVLTNAPYQNLSIPFNPFTDHLICMEGWPSNENRLAYTTSLLVFQYCLPVILIVLCYLRIFLRLRRRRDMVDRAREARKRAKGSQRVNTMLVSIVVVFTLCWLPLYVFNTVFDWNHEAISTCQHDVIFSSCHLTAMASTCVNPIIYGFLNSNFQKELKATLQRCRCWGAPESYESFPLSVVSTEVTKVSSLSNGSFSVNT